TCTTGTAATCGCCCAAAAAAGGCTACCTTAAATGCGTTTTCTTTTCCTTGTAAACATGTTCTAAATGAGTTTGAACAAAAAACATCATATGTCAAAAGATAACAGGAGAACAGAAAAGACCAATGGTTTGGTCACCGCCAGAATCACGCCAATCTTGTCTAGATACCCTAACCAAATGAGCGCGCCGTAGATTGCCTCGACAATGTGGGGAACGGTCTATAACAGGCTTTGTTGGAAGCGGCACAACCTCTTCCTCGCATCGACACCACTAATAAGCCATACCCTACCTGTATCTATGGGCTAGAAGAGATGGCAGGATTCCCCCTTCTCCATACACAAGAGCGGCAGACAGAAGAGAAGGAAACTCGCATGCCCTTCACATGAGCGGGCATCACAAGGAGAACAACAAGTTTATAGCATAATGGACCGGTACAACTTTGTAATAAATCATCAATAATTAATATAGATGAGTGAGTACCcgagtattttttttcttttgtataaaatttgatcaaattttcattttattttgagatcaaatgtgctccaaatgagttGAACAAAAATATTGCAAACATAACGAGAGAAAGGGCCCACTCCAGAGCCCCCACGAAAATCTTCTCCACGGTCCACGGATCCTCATTcccttcctcaaaaaaaaaaagctcCTCATTCCCACACCAACGCGTTCCCCTTNNNNNNNNNNNNNNNNNNNNNNNNNNNNNNNNNNNNNNNNNNNNNNNNNNNNNNNNNNNNNNNNNNNNNNNNNNNNNNNNNNNNNNNNNNNNNNNNNNNNNNNNNNNNNNNNNNNNNNNNNNNNNNNNNNNNNNNNNNNNNNNNNNNNNNNNNNNNNNNNNNNNNNNNNNNNNNNNNNNNNNNNNNNNNNNNNNNNNNNNNNNNNNNNNNNNNNNNNNNNNNNNNNNNNNNNNNNNNNNNNNNNNNNNNNNNNNNNNNNNNNNNNNNNNNNNNGCGTTCCCCTTtacctcgccgccggcgccgccgcgccgccatgctctgcctccgcctccgcctccgatgTCGCGCCCTCTCCCAGCTCCTCTCATCGTCCCCCTCCGCCTCTCCCATCTCCCACCTCCTCGGCTACCACAGCCGCCTCCTCTCAGCGGCCGCGCCCGTCGTCTCCCCGAACCCTAGCTTCGCCGTCGAGGAGTACCTCGTCTCCACCTGCGGCCTCGCCCGAGCGCAGGCCTTCAAGGCCTCCGTCAAGCTCTCCCACCTCAAGTCCCCCTCCAACCCCGACGCCGtcctcgccttcctcgccggcctcggcctctccgGCGCCGATGTGGCCGCCCTGGTCGCCAGGAACCCCCAGGTGCTCTGCGCCGGCGTGGAGAGGACCCTGGCCCCCAACGTCGCCGCGCTCACCGGCCTCGGCCTCTCGCGCTCCGACATCGCGCGCCTCGTCTCGGTTGCCGGCAACCACTTCTGCTGTAGATCCATCGTCGCCAATATACAGTACTGCCTGTGCCTGCTCGGGTCCTACGAGAATCTCCTCTCTGCTATCAAGCGCAATTTCTACATTCTCTCGTCCGACCTTGAGAGAGTGATCAAGCCCAATGTCGCAGTCCTGCGAGAGTTTGGGCTTGGTCCTTGTGATATTGCCAAGCTGTGTGCCTCTCAGCCATGGTTGCTCACCTGCAACGTAGAGCGTATCCGGGCGATGGCGGTGAGCGTCCAAGGTCTGGGTGTGCCCCGTGGATCTGGGATGTTTAGGCATGCGCTGGATGCTGTTGCATTCGTCAGCAAGGAGAAAATCGCCGCCAAAGTGGAGCACCTGAAGAAAACATTCAGGTGGTCGGATGCTGAGGTGGGCATTGCTGTTTGTAAGGCTCCACAGGTACTGCACAGGTCCAAGGAATCGCTGCAGAGAAGGTCAGAGTTCCTCATCTCCGATTTGGGGTTGGAACCCGCATACATTGCTCGTCGCTCGGTGATGCTCTTGTACAGCCTGGAGGGCCGGCTAAGGCCCCGGAGCTACGTCGTTAAGTTTCTTAAGGCAAATGGATTGCTAGATCCCGACCGGGACTTGTATACCGCAGTCACACTGAGTGAGAAGGTATTCATGGAGAAGTTCATATGCCCTCACAAGGAAGCTGCACCCCACCTTGCTGAAGATTATGCAGCAGCTTGCAGAGGGGAATTGATGGCTAATTTCAGATTTACATGAAGCAAGGCTGGGTTTTATGAAAATCGGTAACTGTGTATGGCATGACAGAGTTTGTAGCATTCCTAGTAAGTTGGTAATTCACATTAGTATTTTTTTCCCCCTGAATAGAGATTGGTTTTCCGCTGTAGTATGTCTTCCACATGGTGGATTGGTCGCTGCTACTGACTAACGAAATTGATAATTTAATTCATGAACCCCGTGGTGTTGATGTAATGATGTTGACATTAAGTACTccctcttatattagtttactgGGGGAATAGATATGAAAGCATCGCCTATACAATCTCAGACAATTAAAGTCCATGAATATTTTGTGTTTCCGACTTCCATTAGGATAATGGAAATTGAATATGTGGGTAGACCAATTTCCTTGTGAAACCAGAACCCAGAGAACAAGAAAGGATGAGAACTGTATTGCATCATTTTCCAGTAAATATATCATATGAGTTGCTTTCATTCAATTTTTTGTTTCCATTCCATTTCTATCCTTTTGTTTTTCATCATTTACAGTTATTTTTTTTATATCTAGGTGTCTATTGGGTGTCTTATGCCTTTTGATTTTTTTCCCCATTATCCTACTAAGATTGAATATCTTTTTTCCTAAATCCTGTACCTGATTTTACTTCTGCTGAGAAAAATTTCAAACTTGATAAGGTAATCTATTTGGGACTAAAGCATGATCAACAATGAATTAGTCTCATCATTTACATCTATCATAGCTTATCAGAACTAGAGGGCCTGCTCAGGCCCTGATACTATGCTGTAAAGTTTGTCAAGGAAATTGATTGCTCAAGCGCATGGTGACCaataaggttttcattgaaaattTTCATATGCCCTCACAAGGAAGCTGCCCCGCACCTCGATAAAGAATATGCTGCTGCTTGCAGAGGGAAATGCTATCtaacttcttttttttttcttggaATACATTTTTTTTCTAGGAATTTGATCTCAAAACTGAAAAAATGTGCTAGTAGCATTTCCATTGGCGCTAGCTGTTTCTGTTATGAAAAAAAATACTTGGCTGTTCCACTGGATGGAGCCTCTTTTTCATCTGAAAGACACCCAGCATTTCTGAAGATGCATACACCTACAGTTTCATCAGTGAAGTTCTGTTTCCAATTGCGATAAGGTTTGGTTACTTATCAGctgattacacacacacacacctagtgGAGATTGACCGGTGTTGAATCCGCTGCCGGCTCCATGACCTCGACCGGACCGATGTTTTTTTTTTTCCTTCTTCCTTTATTTAGGCAAGCAACATCAGGTTTAACAAGTGGCTAATTATGTGTCATCACCATGCCTCGAGCTCACTTGgcaaaaaaaaatgaaaagaaaggaAAGCGCCGTTTGATTGTGGGCAATGTGGTTTCAATTTTGTTCGTCCTTCCCGGCCCTCTCTTACTAGGGAAAAGCGTATCAGGTTTAACAAGTGGCTAATTATCTTCCATTCTCCCTTTTCCTAGAATGTATCCTGAGACTGAATTGATGCTCAATCTCAGGTCGTCTTCTTTGCAATCACGACGAAAAATAAAGAAAGATATGACTAATCGAAATATTGTCAGCcactctttttttttttgagaaaagagaAAAGACGGGGCATCCGAAAGAAAAGAGTGCAAGCCCAGGGCCCATTTCACGCAGACGAAAAGCCCAGCCCAATTGTATATGTCTGTCAGCCAATGTGAGAGAGACTGACCCACGGCTTCCCCCagctccctccctcccctcgccgccggcgccgccatgcTCCGGCGCCGAGGCCGCGTCCTCATCCGGAAGCTCTCCActccctccgccgccaccacctcccctcTCCACCGCATCATATGCGCCGCCGCCCCACCACAGGCACACGCTCGGAGCTGCATCCTCTCCTCTCTCCGCCGCCTCATCTCCGGCGCCACAGCCCCCGGCATCTCCCCGACCTCTGGGTTCGCCGTGGAGGAGTACCTTGTCGACACCTGCGGCCTCACCCGACCCCAGGCACTGAAGGCTTCCCCCAAGCTGTCCCACCTCAGGTCCGCCGCCAACCCCGACGCCGTGctcgccttcctcgccggccgcggcctctccggcgccgacgtcgccgccctcgtcgccaaGGACCCCAAGTTCCTCTGCACCAAGGTCGACAAGGGCCTGTCCCCCATCGTCACGGGGCTCTCCGGCCTCGGCCTGTCAGATCCCGACATGGCGCGCCTCCTCTCGCTCGCCCCACACAAATTCCGCTGCAGATCCATCGTCGCCAAGCTGCACTACTACCTGCCCCTCTTTGGCGGCTCCTCGGAGAAGCTGCTCCGGGCCATCAACTTCAACACCAACCTCCTCTGCTGCAAGAGGAGGGTGGAGCTCAACGTCGCCTTCCTGCGCGAGTGCGGGCTGGGTGATCCCGACATTGCCAAGCTGTGCAGCTCGATACCGAGGATGGTCACCACCAACCTGGAGCGTGTCCAGACAATGGTGGCGTTGACCGAAGGCCTCGGCGTGTCCCGGGGGTCCGGGATGTTCAGGCATGCTCTCAGTGCCGTCGCGTTCCTCGACGAGAAGAAGATCGCGGCCAAAGTGGATCACCTGAAGAAGACGCTAGGGTGGTCGGATGTCGAGGTGAGCATTGCTCTGCCTAAGGCCCCGTTTTTGCTCGCCAAGTCGAATGAATCGCTGCAGCACGGGTCCGAGTTCCTCATCTCTGAGGTGGGGTTGAAACCGGCGTACATTGCTCGTCGGCCGGTACTGCTCTGTTACAGCCTAGAGGGCCGGATGAGACCTCGGTACTACGTTGTGAAGTTTCTCAAGGAAAATGGATTGCTCAAGCGTGACCCCAGCTACTATACTGTTTTCAAGGAGACCGAGAAGTATTTCGTGGAGAAGTTCATATGCCCTCACAAGGAAGCTGCACCACACCTTGCTGAAGATTATGCTGCCGCTTGCGGAGGGGAAGTGCCCGCTAGATTTAGATTTACAGGTCTAACAACATGAACCAAGAATTCTGAGTAATATATGTAGAATCGTGATGTAGTTCTGAAGCCAGCTATGTGTTGGTCATTATTTTGTAATGGAGAACAACATACATGTTTTCTGAAGATTTATCTGGCTTTCCAAAATCTATCCTTTGATTATGTACTGATTTCTCCTTTGTGCCATGCTAATCAGAAGATTACTTTATATGTTGAGCTTTTACTTCATAATCTTCATGGGAAGTTCACTGCTTCATAAATATTCAGAAATATTTTTTATTGCCATTTTTTGAATTACAGTTCACGTCATGGTTATCTTGACTTTCAGGATAGTTGGTTGCGGCATCAGAGAAAGGTAGGTCACAAGCTGTAGGTGCATGCCAACTTCAAAGGTTAGAGACCCCAGATCTGGGAGAGGCAGTGCTGNNNNNNNNNNNNNNNNNNNNNNNNNNNNNNNNNNNNNNNNNNNNNNNNNNNNNNNNNNNNNNNNNNNNNNNNNNNNNNNNNNNNNNNNNNNNNNNNNNNNNNNNNNNNNNNNNNNNNNNNNNNNNNNNNNNNNNNNNNNNNNNNNNNNNNNNNNNNNNNNNNNNNNNNNNNNNNNNNNNNNNNNNNNNNNNNNNNNACATCGACGCTTAAGCTTTGGTATGAGATATATGGGATTTTGTCAAGCCGGTCTTCCAAAACTGAAAGGAATTTTCTGTCTATGAAGCAGGCGACTTGGGATGATTATCGGATGTCATTCAATTACTTTTAGATGATGCCCATCATCTTTTTGTGCATTTCATGTTGGCAACCTTGCTATTGTGCTTGCTGGTTGATGATAGTGTCCGTGCAATGATATAAGCTTGCTAAAGGAAACCAATATAAGGTACTTCATAATCTAGAGACCTTTACTTTCTGCTTCTTTTTCATCACTAACATATGTTCACAAAGAATGGGCACCCGCATTTACCAAAACAAACTGTGAGCTGCATTGGTTTCAGTTGCACACATCACTCAATTCATTGGTGGCCTCACTTTCTTTTGTGAATTCTGCGATCTGTTGAGGTTGTGATTAGTTCACTTGGTCTAATCATGTTAGTACAGAACTAAATATCTGTCAAAAATTTGCCCACTATCTGATGAAACTCCCTTCAATGTTATGAAGGAGGTAAACCTTGATAACTGGGCATCCTGTGTAGAATATGCATGTTCTTTCAGCATTGCTAAACCTGCACAGAACTTAATTCGCTAAGTACGTCCTACTCCATGATGTAACTTGTGATCTTGATCTGAATGAGCTATAGTATGTTCTACGTGGTATGTTCAATACAGTTAGTTTGTAGCTTGTGATCTTGACGTGAATGAGCTGTAGTATGTTCCACTACAGTAGTATGTTCATTGCAGTTAGTTTGTACTGGATCTATCAGGGGTGTTATGTAACTCAAGACAAGAAGATGTTGCTTACCATTTGCAAATTGTTAAATTATTTCATGGCGTCGGCTTATGTTTGCTCCTTGCACTCACCATCTCTATGGTTGCTGTGTCAGGTGGGAGCATGGAGTGTATAGCCTTGCTTGTTTCTGCGACGGCCTGATAAGCCGATCGTGGGTATCAGACCCCCTGGGAGTGGATGCAGGACACTGGATTTGCCAGTCAGGTAAATTCAGTTCTCTAGCACATGACagattcgtgcatatcaatcaTTTGGGCACGCATAATGCTATATCTGTTGTTAGAACTTAGCCCCTGTATGGAAGGCACCTATCGCAAATGAAGGGCTATGGTGTCATTGCCAAACCACTAACTCGGTTATTGAAGCAGAAGCAGTTTGAGTGGTCTACTTTAGCTCAGGAGGCTTTTTAGGCTTTGAAGCTAGCGATGAGCTCTAATCCTGTTCTCCTATTGCCAGGCTTCAATAAGCAACTCTATCTGAAAACTGATGCTTGTGTCGCATGTATTGGAGCAGTAGTTTCTCAATATGGGGGAGGGGGACGGGGGTGAGAGAGAGGTGTGGTCTCTCCAGCATCCTATACTGAGGTTCTGGGTAGATCAAGATCTGGAAGTGAAAAATATCTGACCAAAAAAATCAATCACAGCACAAATATCAAAGCTGATCAAGGGCAGGAACAAATTAGACTGATTTTAAATAAATAGAACAAATTAGACTGATTttgttttcagaagaaaaaaaacagtGCAAATTATGTCGAGTATGTTTATCATATGCATGGTCAAAACCACAAATTACTCCTGATCGGTCGATGTGCAAACAATGAGATAAGGTAGGACACATATGCTGATATGAATGCATGGTTGATAAGTACATCAGATACACGAACATGGAGTATGTAAACAGACATAATTGACTCTAATTAAATCCATGGTCACTATCAGTGAGGATTATTAACGTTTTCCTCACGAGGCATAGGAACCCAAATTGGTATTTGGTTCTCTGCACATAGCCCACTTTGAGTTCTTAATCACGTCTGAGTACAAGATTCCAACTAACAGCTTCCCTAGACTCCCATTGTGATCTTGAACTAACATTCATTTTGGAAGGTTATCTTTAAGTAAGTTATAAACAATTAACGACAATACATACTCCTTTACCCTACTATTTTTCTACAGGAAAGATTTTCACCTGAATATATAAATATTTCAATTTTTCTCACACACTTGTTAGCTTCATAATTGCTTTTGTTGAACAAATGCAGATGAAGCACATTTCATCAACTCCCTTCTGTGATGCCTCGGACGAATTAGAAGTACAACTGGCTGAAGAAAAAGAAATACAGGAGTACGTTAACACCAAATATCCTTCGGTGCACAACATTCAGGTAAGTAGATATATGCAACAGCTCCAGACAGATTGCACGTACTATTTTTTCTTAAACTCAAAGAGGAGCTTTCTGACTGCTTTTATCCTACTATAAAACTCTCTTTAACTCCCATTACTCCATTTTGAACTGGTGTCAGGAGAAGAAAATGCTCGAACGTTGCAGTCAGAAGTTTTGGCAAACAATTCTAAAAAAAACTCCATACCAACTGTGAAAACTTACACCGAGGATGTCCACAGCTCAAACTACACCAACAGTACCTCCAGTGATATAAGTCATTCCAGAGCTACAAAATTGCCATCTACTTCAAACATCCAGCTGTCTTCTGCTGCAACAAATACTTGTGTACCACAGTTTACAAAAGAATTGAAACCAGAGATAGACTCATTCTTATCTTCCTTCGATTTCTTGGATTTTCCTATGCCTGCTAAATATCCTCCAAGTTATGATTTGGAAATCAGCAATTTACAGATCGATTTGTTCATCCACAAATTCTCTGAATGCTTAAATCTGGACATCTCAGCAAACAATAAGCTTCTTTTCACTATCGGCTCACCAAGTTCTCAGGTGTTAGAATGACAAGAGGTTTTCAACAAAGACCAAACCAACAAAATTTACAGCGATAATCAGACTACACCTTCGCAAGGTACCCAATTTTTTTTGGCCATTTCACTATTATTTGTTTAGTCCACAAACCTTCTTTTTATCTAAGTACATTTTCAGATGCACCTTTGTATAGTCTTTCATGGATGTAATCCCTTTCTCTGTTTTCAATAAAATTATAGTCCTATTTGAATCCATGAAAAGGGACCCGGCGTGGAAGGAGTTGCATGCTTCAGACCGCCTTAATTTCATACAGGAAAAGGTTAAAAGTGAAGCCTGCCCATACCAGTTATTAAGTTTGGGCAATGCATACAATAAAATTGGGCTTTATTTGACCCAACTTTGGAGGCTTAAGGACGTGCGTGGAGGGGGACGAAACGTCCGCTTTAGCTGATCGTTCCCACGGACGATCAGTTCGCTGGGGAATCATATTTCGCGCATAAGTCGGTATATAGCTACCAGTTTCCGCGTAGTTCGCtggggaacccccccccccccttacgcGTAGTCCTCTTCTGTGTCGGCCCGTTCCGGGATCTTCCCCCTAccagttttgggaaggttctagaaacTTCCATGAAccgttttttccttttttatattgTTTTTTCTTCTGCTTTTCCTttcgttttcttttttgtttttccttttttcttttccggGTCACGGAcatcttttcaaattcatgaacatttttttgaattcgtgaacatattttttaaatccTGAACCTTTTTTAATTCGCGAACATTTTTTATGAAACTGTGACGATTTTTCAAATTGAGGAACATTTTTTATCTtttgcgaacatttttttgaaattgtgaacatttttttgtaaCCCGTGAACATTATTTTCAACcggagaacattttttgaatcaatgAATATTTTATtgaatcggtgaactttttttgaatcagcgaacattttttgaatcaatgAGCACTTTTAGAatcattgaacatttttttaaatcatgataattgtttttgggatatttaaaaaattcatgaactttttttaattcacAAATTTGTATTTCAAATTTACgaagatttttttaaaaattatgaacatttatttaaaaaaatttggaaaattttaaaaATCCCGAAGTATTTTAAAGAagattaaaacaaaaaaacaaaaaaccaaatGAATAAAATAGGAGGGGCATCCCTGCCCGCTCATGGGCCAGCCAAATAGGGGCGAGCATGACACACTGGCTCGTTGGCTAGCGCGTGACGCGCGGTATAGGAGGTCCCCGGTTCGCCAGCATCCCCTCCCCTGGGAATGATCGCCAGTTATTAGGGTCCATATAAAAAATCTATATTATGATGTTTGGACAT
Above is a window of Triticum aestivum cultivar Chinese Spring chromosome 6B, IWGSC CS RefSeq v2.1, whole genome shotgun sequence DNA encoding:
- the LOC123135418 gene encoding uncharacterized protein, which gives rise to MLCLRLRLRCRALSQLLSSSPSASPISHLLGYHSRLLSAAAPVVSPNPSFAVEEYLVSTCGLARAQAFKASVKLSHLKSPSNPDAVLAFLAGLGLSGADVAALVARNPQVLCAGVERTLAPNVAALTGLGLSRSDIARLVSVAGNHFCCRSIVANIQYCLCLLGSYENLLSAIKRNFYILSSDLERVIKPNVAVLREFGLGPCDIAKLCASQPWLLTCNVERIRAMAVSVQGLGVPRGSGMFRHALDAVAFVSKEKIAAKVEHLKKTFRWSDAEVGIAVCKAPQVLHRSKESLQRRSEFLISDLGLEPAYIARRSVMLLYSLEGRLRPRSYVVKFLKANGLLDPDRDLYTAVTLSEKVFMEKFICPHKEAAPHLAEDYAAACRGELMANFRFT
- the LOC123133163 gene encoding transcription termination factor MTERF8, chloroplastic isoform X1 → MLRRRGRVLIRKLSTPSAATTSPLHRIICAAAPPQAHARSCILSSLRRLISGATAPGISPTSGFAVEEYLVDTCGLTRPQALKASPKLSHLRSAANPDAVLAFLAGRGLSGADVAALVAKDPKFLCTKVDKGLSPIVTGLSGLGLSDPDMARLLSLAPHKFRCRSIVAKLHYYLPLFGGSSEKLLRAINFNTNLLCCKRRVELNVAFLRECGLGDPDIAKLCSSIPRMVTTNLERVQTMVALTEGLGVSRGSGMFRHALSAVAFLDEKKIAAKVDHLKKTLGWSDVEVSIALPKAPFLLAKSNESLQHGSEFLISEVGLKPAYIARRPVLLCYSLEGRMRPRYYVVKFLKENGLLKRDPSYYTVFKETEKYFVEKFICPHKEAAPHLAEDYAAACGGEVPARFRFTG
- the LOC123133163 gene encoding uncharacterized protein isoform X2 → MLRRRGRVLIRKLSTPSAATTSPLHRIICAAAPPQAHARSCILSSLRRLISGATAPGISPTSGFAVEEYLVDTCGLTRPQALKASPKLSHLRSAANPDAVLAFLAGRGLSGADVAALVAKDPKFLCTKVDKGLSPIVTGLSGLGLSDPDMARLLSLAPHKFRCRSIVAKLHYYLPLFGGSSEKLLRAINFNTNLLCCKRRVELNVAFLRECGLGDPDIAKLCSSIPRMVTTNLERVQTMVALTEGLGVSRGSGMFRHALSAVAFLDEKKIAAKVDHLKKTLGWSDVEDSWLRHQRKVGHKL